The following are encoded together in the Streptomyces sp. NBC_00358 genome:
- a CDS encoding TraR/DksA family transcriptional regulator, whose product MVAKKTAVQQSASGRSTSAAAQDEGGNKNAQAAPATAETTLPKTAATKSASRKTASTKSAAKKTAAKKATKKAAPAARKPAARKSTATKSTSTAKKTAASAAQDAVEAAKTTGATTVVAKKTPGTATAAKKATALPKARLAAAEPGELAVRPGEDPWTPEEVGEARAELQSEALRLRTEITSSEEALAGLMRDSGDGAGDDQADTGTKNITREHEMALNSNAREMLEQTERALDRLDTGTYGLCENCGDPIGKARMQAFPRATLCVECKQKQERRH is encoded by the coding sequence ATGGTGGCGAAGAAGACCGCCGTACAGCAGTCGGCGTCCGGCAGATCCACGAGTGCGGCGGCCCAGGACGAGGGTGGGAACAAGAACGCGCAGGCGGCCCCCGCGACAGCCGAAACGACGCTCCCGAAGACGGCCGCCACGAAATCGGCGTCCAGGAAGACCGCGTCCACGAAGAGCGCGGCCAAGAAGACGGCCGCCAAGAAGGCCACGAAGAAGGCGGCACCGGCCGCGCGGAAGCCCGCGGCCAGGAAGTCCACCGCCACGAAGAGCACCAGCACGGCCAAGAAGACGGCCGCTTCCGCGGCCCAGGACGCGGTCGAGGCCGCGAAGACGACGGGAGCCACGACGGTGGTTGCGAAGAAGACTCCTGGCACGGCCACGGCCGCGAAGAAGGCCACCGCGCTCCCCAAGGCGAGGCTCGCCGCGGCGGAGCCCGGCGAGCTCGCGGTGCGCCCGGGGGAGGACCCCTGGACCCCGGAGGAGGTCGGGGAGGCGCGCGCGGAGCTCCAGTCCGAGGCGCTGCGGCTGCGCACCGAGATCACGTCGTCCGAGGAGGCCCTGGCGGGCCTGATGCGGGACTCCGGCGACGGCGCGGGCGACGACCAGGCGGACACCGGTACGAAAAACATCACACGCGAGCACGAGATGGCACTCAACTCGAACGCGCGCGAAATGCTGGAGCAGACCGAGCGCGCCCTGGACCGCCTCGACACGGGCACCTACGGGCTCTGCGAGAACTGCGGAGACCCCATCGGCAAGGCCCGGATGCAGGCCTTCCCACGCGCCACTCTGTGCGTCGAGTGCAAGCAGAAGCAAGAACGCAGGCACTGA